One Capricornis sumatraensis isolate serow.1 chromosome 8, serow.2, whole genome shotgun sequence genomic region harbors:
- the LOC138083659 gene encoding EF-hand calcium-binding domain-containing protein 3-like, producing the protein MGQVQRRGQVAGRRDEEEAQRPPPKPQRLLTQDPGEEQASRTPKGRLQQCATLLTQKEPAATLATGAEQASQRIRQLKGLEATHTIQSGPQTGSQRGSFADKKLLPLTAQQLAAFRDVFKLFSSSPTGSVDMRSMKAALCNVGVQLSPQEMCEALWQADLDGDGIVSFRDFLGVLTDSHRLAQCLGEGQGCWACDPQGLQTLFLEMLFKLMSLGYVPFKSVREVMSYYSKKQRSLRLNASWKGQSRSRSRCGRGRSGRSHAGLAFFCQAARLIGLSNAELARSLHGLHKAGAGSPYSQIPSLNGGPQPESHTQSRTPRPDVQLPKSYQPSRPKRGPKSRRLSQGPLRASAGFAGQLLGCMCPSKLAPSPPTLIQKQPFSPSPAYLQRPATKKLYK; encoded by the exons ATGGGCCAGGTCCAGAGAAGGGGGCAGGTGGCTGGAAGGAGGGATGAAGAAGAGGCACAGAG GCCTCCACCGAAGCCTCAAAGACTGCTCACGCAAGACCCAGGAGAGGAGCAGGCCAGCAGAACCCCGAAGGGAAGGTTGCAACAATGTGCTACCCTCCTGACCCAGAAGGAACCAGCTGCCACCTTGGCCACAGGGGCTGAGCAGGCTTCCCAGAGGATCAGACAGCTCAAGGGCCTTGAGGCCACCCACACAATACAGTCAGGCCCTCAGACCGGGTCTCAGAG AGGCAGCTTTGCAGACAAGAAGCTGCTTCCCCTGACAGCACAGCAGCTAGCCG cattcCGGGATGTCTTCAAACTGTTCAGCTCCAGCCCAACAGGCTCCGTGGACATGCGCAGTATGAAAGCTGCCCTGTGCAATGTGGGTGTCCAGCTGAGCCCGCAGGAGATGTGTGAGGCTCTGTGGCAGGCGGACTTGGATG GTGATGGAATCGTAAGCTTCAGAGACTTCCTGGGTGTCCTCACTGACAGCCACCGCCTGGCTCAGTGCTTGGGGGAGGGGCAAGGCTG CTGGGCCTGTGACCCCCAGGGCTTGCAAACCCTCTTCTTAGAGATGCTGTTCAAGCTGATGAGTCTGGGCTATGTGCCCTTCAAGTCGGTACGGGAGGTGATGAG CTACTACTCCAAGAAGCAGCGGTCTCTGCGTCTGAACGCAAGCTGGAAAGGTCAATCCCGCAGTCGATCTCGCTGCGGTCGAGGCCGCAGCGGGCGCTCTCACGCGGGCCTCGCGTTCTTCTGCCAGGCCGCGCGCCTCATCGGCCTCTCCAATGCCGAGCTGGCGCGTTCGCTGCACGGACTGCACAAAGCGG GAGCGGGCAGCCCCTACTCCCAGATACCTAGCCTGAACGGGGGACCGCAGCCAGAATCCCACACGCAGAGCCGAACTCCGCGCCCAGACGTCCAACTTCCCAAGTCGTACCAGCCCAGTCGCCCCAAGCGCGGGCCCAAGAGCCGGCGGCTCAGCCAAG GCCCCCTCCGCGCTTCCGCAGGGTTCGCGGGCCAACTACTAGGGTGTATGTGCCCTTCGAAACTGGCTCCCTCGCCCCCAACTCTGATCCAGAAGCAGCCCTTCTCCCCCTCTCCGGCCTATTTGCAGAGACCTGCTACGAAGAAATTGTACAAATAA